In Moorella sp. Hama-1, a single genomic region encodes these proteins:
- a CDS encoding IS1634 family transposase, whose product MYIRIVQRKNKDGSVVRYVQLAHNFRDPETRKPQAQVLWSFGREEEIDKDSLRRLVDSINRFLGPEDVLQQQAKVGDAPLLFKESRPLGGAWVLDALWCELGIDRAIGKVIKDRAFRTPVERAIFAMAANRALDPQSKLAVETWVERDVAIPGLESIAVQQLYRAMDVLMEAGDALQEEVFFSVAHLLNLEVDLLFFDTTSTYFEVEGEDPEEGDAAYFLRRRGHSKDHRPDLAQIVIGLAVTREGIPIRCWVWPGNTADVTRIDQVKKDLVGWKLGRVITVLDRGFVSEDNLRTLQRAGGHYIAGERMQSGKPSVEEALSRPGRYQKVKDNVEVKEIIVGDGEARKRYILVRNPYEEARDREQRERMLKELEQELQGLARLDKKEHGKAVCRLVSHPTYGRYLKLDKRGWPQIDRAKVKADERLDGKYLLRTSDDTLSPADVALGYKQLLEVEAAFRTLKQALELRPIYHRLSRRIEAHVLLCWLALLLIRVAETRVEGRLGQRYTWPRLRDELNRMHLGIFAGPAGTVWQRTETTTFQRQILSALGVEEPPRFFKLDPRQAM is encoded by the coding sequence ATGTACATCCGAATCGTGCAACGCAAGAACAAGGACGGGTCTGTCGTCCGCTATGTGCAGTTGGCCCACAACTTCCGCGACCCCGAAACCCGTAAGCCCCAGGCGCAGGTCCTCTGGTCCTTCGGCCGGGAAGAGGAGATAGACAAGGATTCCTTGCGCCGGCTGGTGGACAGCATCAACCGCTTCCTGGGGCCGGAGGACGTGCTGCAGCAGCAGGCCAAGGTGGGTGATGCTCCACTCCTTTTCAAGGAGAGTCGTCCCCTGGGCGGCGCCTGGGTTTTGGATGCTCTCTGGTGCGAACTTGGGATTGACCGGGCCATCGGGAAGGTGATCAAGGACCGCGCCTTCCGTACCCCCGTAGAGCGGGCCATCTTCGCCATGGCGGCCAACCGGGCGCTGGACCCGCAGAGCAAGCTGGCGGTGGAGACATGGGTGGAACGAGACGTCGCCATCCCTGGTCTGGAAAGCATCGCAGTGCAGCAGCTCTACCGGGCCATGGACGTCCTCATGGAAGCCGGCGACGCCTTGCAAGAAGAGGTCTTCTTCTCCGTGGCCCATCTCTTGAACCTGGAGGTTGACCTGTTGTTCTTTGACACCACCAGTACCTATTTCGAAGTCGAGGGGGAGGACCCGGAGGAAGGAGACGCCGCGTACTTCCTCCGCCGGCGGGGGCACTCCAAGGACCACCGGCCGGATCTTGCCCAGATAGTGATTGGCCTGGCCGTCACCCGGGAAGGCATCCCCATCCGCTGCTGGGTCTGGCCCGGCAACACGGCGGACGTCACCCGCATCGACCAGGTGAAAAAGGACCTGGTGGGCTGGAAACTGGGACGGGTAATCACTGTCCTGGACCGGGGCTTCGTCTCCGAGGACAACCTGCGCACCCTGCAGCGGGCAGGTGGCCATTACATCGCCGGGGAACGCATGCAATCTGGCAAACCGTCTGTGGAAGAAGCTCTTTCCCGTCCCGGCCGCTACCAGAAGGTCAAGGATAACGTGGAAGTTAAAGAGATCATCGTCGGCGACGGGGAAGCCAGAAAGCGTTATATCCTGGTCCGCAACCCTTACGAAGAAGCCAGGGACCGGGAACAGCGGGAACGGATGCTCAAAGAACTGGAACAGGAACTGCAAGGGCTCGCCCGCCTGGATAAAAAAGAACACGGCAAGGCCGTCTGCCGCCTGGTCTCCCACCCCACCTACGGCCGCTACTTAAAGCTCGACAAGAGAGGCTGGCCACAGATCGACCGGGCCAAGGTCAAGGCGGATGAGCGCCTGGATGGCAAGTACCTGCTGCGCACTTCCGATGACACCTTGAGTCCCGCGGACGTCGCCCTGGGCTACAAGCAACTCCTGGAAGTGGAAGCCGCCTTCCGTACCCTCAAGCAAGCCTTGGAATTGCGGCCTATCTACCACCGCCTCTCGCGGCGCATCGAGGCGCACGTCCTCTTATGCTGGCTGGCCCTCCTGCTCATCCGCGTAGCCGAGACGCGGGTGGAAGGAAGGCTGGGCCAGCGTTACACCTGGCCCCGGCTGAGGGATGAGCTGAATAGAATGCACCTTGGCATCTTCGCTGGCCCTGCCGGCACCGTCTGGCAGCGTACCGAAACCACCACCTTCCAGCGGCAGATCCTTTCCGCCCTGGGCGTGGAAGAGCCCCCGCGCTTCTTCAAGCTGGACCCACGCCAGGCGATGTAG
- a CDS encoding DegT/DnrJ/EryC1/StrS family aminotransferase, which translates to MPKIPVLDLTPEIEALWDELMAAIQGVLKSGQFIMGPNVKAFEQEVAAYLGVKHAIGVNSGTDALVIALRAAGIDAGDEVITTPFTFFATAEAISQVGATPVFVDIDPRTFNINPELIEPAVTPRTRAILPVHLYGQAADMDPIMELAEKYNLKVIEDTAQAFGGEYKGRKLGTIGDAGCFSFFPSKNLGACGDGGLIATNDDEIADQARMLRVHGAKKKYYNEVIGYNSRLDEIQAAILRVKLPHIDEWNEGRRRVSQVYKELLGHLDGIEIPYEASHSKHVYHQYTIRVKGRNRDQVRLRLSESGISTMLYYPSAVHKLPVYTHLGYKLREAEKAVNEVLSLPIWPQMDLTLQRQIVIELRSVLK; encoded by the coding sequence TTGCCTAAAATTCCCGTTTTAGACCTTACTCCTGAGATTGAAGCCCTCTGGGACGAGCTGATGGCGGCCATCCAGGGGGTCCTGAAGTCGGGGCAGTTCATCATGGGTCCCAATGTTAAGGCCTTCGAGCAGGAAGTAGCCGCCTACCTGGGGGTCAAGCACGCCATCGGGGTGAACTCGGGCACCGACGCCCTGGTTATCGCCCTGCGCGCCGCGGGAATTGATGCGGGGGATGAAGTCATCACCACTCCCTTCACCTTTTTTGCCACGGCCGAGGCCATCAGCCAGGTGGGAGCAACTCCGGTGTTTGTCGATATCGACCCCCGGACTTTCAACATTAACCCCGAGCTTATCGAACCGGCCGTCACCCCGCGCACCAGGGCCATCTTGCCGGTGCACCTATACGGCCAGGCCGCCGACATGGACCCCATAATGGAGCTGGCGGAAAAGTATAACCTTAAAGTAATCGAGGATACCGCCCAGGCCTTCGGCGGGGAGTACAAGGGGAGGAAACTCGGCACTATCGGCGATGCCGGGTGTTTTTCCTTTTTCCCTTCTAAGAACCTGGGCGCCTGCGGCGACGGGGGGCTTATAGCCACCAACGACGACGAAATTGCGGATCAAGCCCGCATGCTCCGGGTCCACGGGGCAAAGAAGAAGTATTACAACGAAGTAATCGGCTATAACTCCCGCCTGGACGAGATCCAGGCGGCAATCTTAAGGGTTAAACTTCCACATATCGACGAGTGGAATGAAGGGCGGCGAAGAGTATCCCAGGTATACAAAGAGTTGCTGGGTCACCTGGATGGAATTGAGATTCCATATGAGGCTTCGCATTCTAAGCATGTGTACCACCAGTACACTATCCGTGTGAAGGGCAGAAATAGAGACCAAGTAAGATTACGTCTGTCAGAGTCGGGTATTAGCACGATGCTTTATTATCCTTCGGCTGTACATAAGCTTCCGGTTTATACACATTTAGGCTACAAACTGCGAGAAGCCGAGAAGGCTGTTAACGAAGTACTATCTCTTCCAATCTGGCCGCAAATGGACTTGACGCTGCAGAGACAAATTGTCATAGAATTACGGAGTGTACTTAAATGA
- a CDS encoding acyltransferase yields MSEKDYFVHETACVDAGAKIGRGTKVWHFCHIMPGAEIGENCNLGQNVFVARKVKIGNNVKIQNNVSVYEGVILEDDVFCGPSMVFTNVKTPRAAYPRNTSSDYARTLVKRGASIGANATIVCGVTIGEWAFVAAGAVVTKDVPPYALVAGVPARIAGWACECGIPLKFAGNTATCSECGKKYEKRGEATVERIA; encoded by the coding sequence ATGAGCGAAAAAGATTATTTTGTCCACGAAACGGCCTGCGTAGATGCCGGGGCCAAAATCGGCAGGGGAACGAAGGTCTGGCACTTTTGTCATATCATGCCGGGCGCGGAAATAGGCGAAAACTGCAACCTGGGCCAGAACGTTTTTGTGGCCCGGAAAGTTAAAATAGGCAACAACGTCAAGATCCAGAACAACGTTTCCGTTTACGAAGGGGTTATCCTGGAAGACGATGTGTTCTGCGGGCCGAGCATGGTCTTTACCAACGTCAAAACGCCACGGGCGGCATATCCCCGCAATACCAGCAGCGATTATGCCAGGACCCTGGTGAAGAGGGGGGCCTCCATCGGCGCCAATGCCACAATTGTCTGCGGGGTGACTATCGGCGAATGGGCTTTTGTTGCGGCGGGGGCGGTGGTGACAAAAGACGTGCCGCCCTATGCCCTGGTGGCCGGTGTACCGGCCCGGATCGCCGGATGGGCCTGCGAGTGCGGTATACCTTTAAAGTTTGCCGGGAATACCGCTACCTGCAGTGAATGCGGCAAGAAATATGAGAAGCGAGGAGAAGCTACCGTTGAGCGGATTGCCTAA
- a CDS encoding glycosyltransferase family 4 protein, whose product MRIWLVKTGEPLPLTGNERLLRTGIIADVLQRRGHEVIWWTSTFDHIKRSQRTSSNCMIEIGQRYRIKMLHSPGYRNSISLSRIWDHFILGQLFKKVIVHETPPDIILCALPTIELAKTATEYGRHQGIPVILDLRDMWPDIFLEPIPRALVPLAYIALRPMFHAVEKACRNATALIGITDEFLEWGLKYACREKTDLDRVFPLAHSPKPPDPNVVEYGKAFWMKHGIGEIDNTSIILCFFGTMGHQLDMETVIEAAKRLLEIPVKIVLCGDGDSLERYRKMADGCSNLIFPGWVGAGEIRTLMSLASAGLAPYRSSPSFIRSIPNKAIEYLSAGLPIVTSLDGKLRTLIDECKCGYWYRNGDVDGLVSIVLRMYKNREELKALSVNSTRVYNERFNARKIYGQLADYLEIVANEGRRYSKRG is encoded by the coding sequence ATGAGGATCTGGTTGGTGAAAACAGGTGAACCGCTTCCCTTGACCGGGAACGAACGACTTTTAAGGACAGGGATCATTGCTGATGTCTTGCAAAGAAGGGGTCATGAGGTAATCTGGTGGACATCAACCTTTGATCATATAAAGCGTAGTCAGAGAACTTCCTCCAACTGTATGATAGAAATTGGGCAACGATACCGTATTAAGATGCTTCATTCACCTGGCTATAGGAACTCGATTTCACTATCGCGGATTTGGGATCACTTTATCTTAGGTCAGCTCTTTAAGAAAGTCATTGTGCACGAAACACCTCCCGATATAATATTATGTGCTTTACCAACTATAGAATTGGCTAAAACAGCCACTGAGTATGGGCGTCATCAAGGAATACCAGTAATTCTTGATCTGAGAGATATGTGGCCAGATATATTTCTGGAACCCATTCCAAGAGCACTTGTCCCGCTGGCTTATATAGCATTACGTCCAATGTTTCATGCAGTGGAAAAAGCCTGTCGGAATGCTACTGCTTTAATCGGGATCACTGATGAGTTTTTGGAGTGGGGGCTAAAATACGCATGTAGGGAAAAGACAGATCTTGATAGAGTATTTCCACTTGCACACTCGCCAAAACCACCCGACCCTAATGTAGTTGAGTATGGGAAGGCTTTTTGGATGAAACATGGTATAGGAGAAATAGACAACACTTCTATTATTCTATGCTTTTTCGGCACAATGGGTCATCAGCTTGATATGGAGACAGTGATTGAAGCTGCAAAAAGGCTCCTTGAAATCCCTGTGAAGATTGTACTTTGCGGCGACGGGGATAGTCTTGAACGTTACAGAAAAATGGCAGATGGGTGTAGTAATCTTATTTTCCCAGGTTGGGTGGGGGCAGGAGAGATCCGGACTTTAATGAGTCTTGCTTCTGCAGGATTGGCTCCATACAGAAGTAGTCCTAGCTTTATCAGGAGTATCCCAAACAAGGCCATAGAGTATCTTTCGGCTGGCTTACCCATAGTCACTAGCCTTGATGGCAAACTAAGGACACTTATTGATGAATGCAAGTGTGGATATTGGTATAGGAATGGGGATGTAGACGGTTTGGTATCTATTGTATTACGAATGTATAAGAATCGGGAAGAACTTAAAGCCCTAAGTGTCAATTCAACCCGTGTGTATAATGAACGGTTTAATGCTAGAAAGATATACGGCCAACTTGCAGACTACTTAGAGATAGTAGCTAACGAAGGTAGGAGGTATAGTAAACGTGGCTAA
- a CDS encoding oligosaccharide repeat unit polymerase: MPQNCRTPVPLSLESLGQLDYFVVDEIFVDNEVLKYHGLILTNLTILFVIFGYLWGKKRFFTRVTDDLQRVRDLDAHSLGIIVVLANVMATIGLMGLLMIPPSTNDRLAYTAGSVLSRLTIFRYLSYGVVLAVYYYISRNIRTVYTLLNALAFLGVYLLKLGDRAPALALGLSVFFALTTSQKKARFKLVIIICLLLYVGIAWQYVRWHWDLGEGFKNLAFVIIESLIYGLPFSLSYGELSYLYKAEQALLFIVPKYFDYLYGASYLRLLMFFIPSSVFGGFKPRETQLIIAEMFGVGITGASRPATFIGDAYLNLGWFGPVAGILLGYVIACIQRFFTSKNGVGLAVASLGPYGVIVWLRGSLNGITVCAVWLFLIWVMDTLLKIGGRHGGKSAYTMAE; encoded by the coding sequence GTGCCTCAAAACTGTCGAACTCCGGTCCCACTTAGCCTCGAAAGCCTAGGGCAGCTTGATTATTTTGTTGTAGATGAAATTTTTGTTGATAATGAAGTATTGAAATATCATGGTCTTATCTTAACTAACTTGACCATTTTATTCGTTATCTTTGGTTACCTGTGGGGCAAAAAAAGGTTTTTCACTAGAGTGACTGATGACTTACAACGAGTTCGCGATCTAGATGCTCACAGCCTAGGTATAATCGTCGTTCTGGCTAATGTGATGGCTACAATTGGCTTGATGGGTTTGTTGATGATTCCACCCTCCACGAATGATAGGCTAGCTTATACTGCCGGTTCTGTGTTGTCAAGGTTAACCATCTTCCGCTACCTAAGCTACGGAGTGGTTTTGGCGGTCTACTATTATATTTCAAGAAACATTCGAACTGTTTATACACTCTTGAATGCCTTAGCCTTTTTAGGTGTGTACTTGCTAAAACTTGGGGATAGAGCCCCCGCACTGGCGCTAGGGTTGTCCGTTTTCTTTGCTCTTACTACTAGTCAAAAGAAGGCAAGGTTCAAACTGGTTATCATTATTTGTCTGCTACTTTACGTGGGGATCGCGTGGCAATACGTTCGGTGGCACTGGGACTTGGGGGAGGGTTTTAAAAACCTCGCATTTGTGATCATAGAATCTCTGATTTATGGACTGCCATTTTCACTTAGCTATGGTGAGTTAAGTTATTTGTATAAGGCTGAGCAGGCTCTACTATTTATCGTCCCAAAGTACTTTGACTATTTATACGGCGCTTCATACCTTCGCCTTTTAATGTTTTTTATCCCAAGTTCGGTTTTTGGCGGCTTTAAACCGCGTGAAACACAACTGATAATAGCGGAGATGTTCGGTGTTGGTATAACAGGTGCTAGCCGGCCCGCTACATTCATAGGGGATGCGTATCTCAACTTAGGCTGGTTTGGGCCGGTTGCTGGAATTCTCTTAGGTTATGTAATTGCTTGCATTCAACGCTTTTTTACCTCAAAAAATGGAGTCGGTTTAGCAGTCGCAAGTCTTGGCCCTTACGGCGTAATTGTCTGGTTACGTGGTAGCCTTAACGGAATCACAGTCTGTGCCGTTTGGCTTTTTTTAATATGGGTGATGGATACTTTGCTTAAGATTGGGGGGCGCCACGGTGGCAAAAGTGCTTATACTATGGCAGAGTGA
- a CDS encoding Gfo/Idh/MocA family protein translates to MTVGVIGAGNWGKNLVRTFHRLGELAGVAEVNPQLQKAIRTDYPGVTVYKDAGEIITSDIPTVAVATPAHTHYQVAREALLAGKDVFVEKPLALSRAEAEELVKLAAARNRILMAGHLLLYQPAIQWLKNYIASGAIGDVAYLSQERLKLGRVRAVENVLWSFGVHDIAVLLYLVGEKPREVKAAGQCFLQEGIEDDVHVHLKFSGGVQAHLHVSWLWPEQRRRLTIAGSKAMLTYDELSQEVVLHKKRVTPELQNWDEGSEVVFRGSEEPLLLECRHFLECIKERWEPLSCGRSALEVIEVLERAGKQLKEDGV, encoded by the coding sequence ATGACTGTAGGAGTAATCGGCGCGGGGAACTGGGGTAAAAACCTGGTGCGTACTTTCCACCGCCTGGGAGAACTGGCCGGGGTGGCGGAGGTAAATCCCCAGCTGCAAAAGGCCATCAGGACAGATTACCCCGGCGTTACGGTTTATAAAGACGCCGGGGAAATTATCACCAGCGACATTCCTACTGTAGCCGTGGCGACACCGGCCCATACACACTACCAGGTTGCCAGGGAGGCCCTGCTGGCCGGCAAAGACGTATTCGTGGAGAAACCCCTGGCTCTTTCCCGGGCCGAGGCTGAAGAACTGGTAAAACTGGCGGCAGCCAGAAACCGCATCCTCATGGCCGGGCACCTTCTCCTTTACCAACCGGCCATCCAGTGGCTGAAAAACTATATTGCCTCCGGCGCCATCGGCGATGTAGCCTACCTCTCCCAGGAAAGGCTGAAGCTCGGACGCGTGCGTGCGGTGGAAAACGTCCTGTGGAGCTTCGGCGTCCACGACATCGCCGTGCTCCTCTACCTGGTGGGAGAAAAGCCGCGGGAGGTAAAGGCCGCAGGGCAGTGTTTCCTGCAAGAAGGCATCGAAGACGATGTCCACGTGCATCTCAAGTTTAGCGGCGGCGTGCAGGCCCACCTGCATGTGTCCTGGCTGTGGCCGGAGCAGAGGCGCCGCCTGACCATAGCCGGTTCTAAAGCCATGCTTACCTATGATGAACTGTCGCAGGAGGTCGTCCTGCATAAAAAGCGGGTAACCCCGGAACTGCAAAACTGGGATGAAGGCAGCGAAGTAGTCTTCCGGGGCAGTGAAGAACCCCTCCTGCTGGAGTGCCGCCATTTCCTGGAATGTATAAAGGAGCGCTGGGAGCCCTTATCTTGCGGCCGGAGCGCCCTGGAGGTAATCGAAGTCCTGGAGAGGGCCGGAAAACAATTGAAGGAAGATGGAGTATGA
- a CDS encoding oligosaccharide flippase family protein gives MISRLPRLGWFLPKDQFARSVAQMVGGTALGQGVVILSSPLLTRLYTPEEFGLLAVFSSILSVALVLVSFRYEYAIPLPVEDDQAADLLSLSVLLVLGTSVLGVVAFWWLSEEISVWTRTPQLASYIWFLPIGLLGGGLYQAFNYWITRQKLFSVVSRTKVIQGFGQVLIQLIAGTLKFGATGLLTGFIVGKFLGVGALMRRSFRVTHVSSWSRIRIVAKKYRSFALYTVGAGVVNMVGMYIPNIQFARYFDLEKVGFFFLTQRILTVPMALIGQSVAQVFYPVAAQSQSDLSQSRHLIERLATVLLFISFSTFSVVSLQGPFLFASVFGPAWQDAGHYAQYLAPWYVCSFISSPLSSFVLVAGKQRSAFFMTLYESGLRLGSIWLGSRYGSPELAVLLFSASGVLISIVYIGWILNLTGTNLISWVGQLRNYFLAGMLLVVGLSFLGEILSPAVALGVDMLILGIFSIVNYMRVCRNNYV, from the coding sequence ATGATAAGTAGGTTGCCTCGGCTTGGGTGGTTCCTTCCAAAAGATCAGTTTGCACGCAGCGTCGCACAGATGGTAGGGGGTACTGCTCTGGGACAAGGAGTCGTGATTTTGTCCTCACCGCTCTTGACTCGGCTGTATACACCCGAGGAATTTGGGCTTCTCGCTGTCTTTAGTTCAATCCTATCTGTTGCACTTGTTTTGGTCTCCTTTCGGTATGAGTACGCTATTCCACTTCCAGTAGAAGATGATCAAGCAGCTGATTTGCTTTCCCTATCTGTTCTTTTGGTATTGGGGACTAGCGTCTTGGGGGTAGTGGCTTTTTGGTGGCTATCGGAAGAAATCAGCGTTTGGACCAGAACACCACAGCTAGCATCATACATATGGTTTCTTCCTATCGGTTTGTTAGGAGGAGGACTATATCAGGCTTTCAATTATTGGATAACTCGACAAAAGCTCTTTTCTGTTGTTAGCCGTACGAAAGTTATTCAGGGTTTTGGGCAAGTCCTTATACAACTGATTGCAGGAACGCTTAAATTTGGAGCAACTGGCCTCTTAACTGGTTTTATAGTAGGGAAGTTTCTGGGAGTTGGTGCTCTGATGCGCCGCTCTTTTCGCGTGACGCACGTGTCTTCTTGGAGTAGGATAAGAATTGTGGCTAAAAAGTATCGGAGTTTCGCTCTCTACACGGTTGGTGCTGGAGTTGTCAATATGGTCGGCATGTATATTCCTAACATTCAGTTTGCCAGGTACTTTGACCTTGAGAAGGTAGGGTTTTTTTTTCTAACTCAACGAATATTGACGGTTCCAATGGCATTAATTGGGCAGTCTGTTGCACAGGTTTTTTACCCGGTGGCTGCCCAAAGCCAATCCGATCTTTCCCAATCTCGGCATTTGATTGAACGTTTGGCTACTGTTCTTCTCTTCATCTCATTTTCGACCTTTTCAGTTGTGTCCTTACAAGGACCATTTCTATTTGCAAGTGTTTTTGGTCCGGCCTGGCAAGATGCGGGCCATTACGCCCAGTACTTAGCACCATGGTATGTGTGTTCCTTTATTTCTTCACCGCTTAGTAGCTTCGTCTTAGTGGCTGGTAAACAGCGCTCTGCTTTTTTCATGACTCTATACGAATCGGGTCTACGGTTAGGTTCGATCTGGCTTGGTAGTAGGTATGGGTCTCCGGAATTAGCCGTTCTGTTATTTAGCGCATCCGGCGTCCTCATTTCTATAGTGTATATTGGCTGGATTCTGAATCTCACCGGCACTAACCTCATAAGTTGGGTCGGTCAGCTCCGTAATTACTTTTTGGCTGGGATGTTATTAGTTGTAGGGCTCAGTTTCTTAGGTGAAATACTTTCTCCGGCCGTTGCCCTAGGTGTCGATATGCTGATTCTAGGTATCTTTAGTATAGTAAACTATATGAGGGTCTGTAGGAATAATTATGTATAG
- a CDS encoding glycosyltransferase family 4 protein — protein sequence MAKVLILWQSDYPWDVRIDKMVRSLVSRRNRVTVLANNLKNIPREEEYLGARVMRTDRYRLPVPGSPYWIRAIEHAVRVEPPDVIIVRDLPLFHVAYLVAKKRDIPLWFDMVEDYPASFLDVRRSLFQKLTIKNYWLSRLYERFAVHRATVITVVCDESKERVAKLGVPESRIEVLENMPDRYFLSCFTKSPREHKELILVYSGNLDTKRGLCTVIDALALQEQLKPHRNIRLIIAGGTTEQIQELRQFAQAKLRKSAVTFLGKIPYLNLANVISQADWGIVPHLPTLHISSTMPNKIYDYMAVGTPVIVSDVGPLRRVVEDTGAGVIFRAGNANSFSQTLTRLLEEPQLQAQMSARALEAYKKRFNWEAEEIKLFRILESIRDSY from the coding sequence GTGGCAAAAGTGCTTATACTATGGCAGAGTGATTATCCGTGGGATGTCAGAATAGATAAAATGGTGCGCTCGTTAGTGTCACGGCGGAACCGAGTGACAGTGCTGGCTAATAACCTCAAAAATATTCCACGGGAAGAAGAGTATCTGGGTGCCCGCGTGATGAGGACAGATAGGTACAGATTACCCGTACCAGGTTCGCCGTACTGGATTAGGGCCATTGAACACGCTGTTCGAGTCGAACCTCCTGATGTGATCATAGTTCGTGACCTTCCCCTCTTTCACGTGGCTTATTTGGTTGCTAAGAAAAGAGATATTCCGCTCTGGTTCGATATGGTCGAAGACTACCCGGCTTCATTCCTTGACGTCCGCCGTTCTTTATTTCAGAAACTTACCATCAAAAACTACTGGTTGAGTCGGCTATACGAACGCTTTGCTGTCCACAGGGCCACCGTGATAACGGTTGTGTGTGATGAGTCCAAAGAGAGAGTTGCTAAGTTGGGCGTTCCAGAATCACGGATTGAGGTGCTTGAGAACATGCCTGACCGTTATTTTTTGAGTTGCTTTACAAAATCTCCTCGCGAACACAAAGAGCTAATATTAGTGTATAGCGGAAATCTGGATACCAAACGGGGACTGTGCACAGTGATTGATGCCCTCGCGTTACAAGAGCAGCTAAAACCTCATCGAAACATCCGATTAATCATTGCTGGGGGAACAACTGAGCAAATCCAGGAGTTGAGGCAATTTGCCCAAGCGAAGTTACGTAAGTCAGCTGTAACATTCTTGGGCAAGATTCCTTATCTTAATCTAGCGAATGTCATTTCACAGGCTGATTGGGGAATCGTTCCCCATCTCCCAACCCTTCACATCAGTTCTACAATGCCTAACAAAATTTATGACTACATGGCTGTAGGGACGCCGGTGATTGTGTCAGACGTGGGCCCATTGCGTCGTGTTGTAGAAGATACGGGAGCAGGTGTTATCTTCAGGGCTGGCAATGCCAACTCATTCAGTCAAACCTTAACCCGTCTACTAGAAGAACCGCAATTACAAGCACAAATGTCAGCTCGAGCATTGGAAGCCTATAAAAAACGATTTAACTGGGAAGCAGAAGAAATCAAGCTATTCCGTATTCTGGAATCGATCAGAGATAGTTATTAA
- a CDS encoding sugar transferase — MAKRAFDIAFSIIGLIVLFPLMLLITVLIKIDSPGPVFYRGLRTGLHGKPFRMLKFRTMVPNADQLGGPSTGKNDPRITRVGRFLRRYKLDEIPQLFNVLKGEMSIVGPRPEVPQYTKLYTGDELIILSVRPGITDYSSIMFAQLGEVLGDDDPDRVYEEKVRPIKNALRVKYVKECCFLVDLKILFMTILRLLGVKISGIHLPTQYRSQDFKTGARM, encoded by the coding sequence GTGGCTAAGCGTGCCTTCGATATCGCCTTTAGTATTATTGGGTTAATCGTGTTGTTTCCCTTGATGCTATTGATTACGGTATTGATTAAAATCGACTCTCCTGGTCCTGTTTTCTATCGCGGACTTAGAACAGGCCTCCATGGAAAGCCATTTAGAATGCTTAAGTTTCGTACAATGGTTCCTAATGCCGACCAACTTGGTGGGCCCTCAACAGGGAAAAACGATCCGAGAATTACGCGTGTAGGCAGGTTTTTGCGGCGATACAAATTGGATGAAATTCCGCAGCTATTTAATGTCTTAAAAGGTGAAATGAGTATCGTAGGTCCTAGGCCAGAGGTGCCACAGTATACTAAACTATATACAGGTGATGAACTTATAATACTTTCTGTGCGGCCTGGTATTACCGATTATTCTTCTATTATGTTTGCGCAATTAGGAGAAGTGTTAGGCGATGATGATCCTGACAGGGTCTATGAGGAAAAGGTTCGCCCAATTAAAAATGCCCTAAGGGTTAAGTATGTTAAAGAGTGTTGTTTTTTGGTAGATCTCAAAATTTTATTCATGACCATTCTACGTTTGTTGGGAGTGAAGATATCTGGAATACACCTACCTACCCAATACCGATCTCAGGATTTCAAGACTGGTGCTCGGATGTGA